In Cyprinus carpio isolate SPL01 chromosome B7, ASM1834038v1, whole genome shotgun sequence, a genomic segment contains:
- the LOC109104959 gene encoding uncharacterized protein LOC109104959 isoform X1 gives MALLLRVVISSTDARRLQLFEVPQSVESLISILKEKLQLQGQFVLQFEDPDFGNALCSLTDISELPSDKAVLHIQWCNSSLSETSLSVSSLDTASVDDSDGSFTSSTASVQRYLRTTSEWPLPFPIPPLSFDVELKLRRGNETYAETQTGIDVTRDIKMEILDKIVQAVFDIKAYPNNQEIESIASALISKYPCLKEPGKGKGYEGWLISLKNKLNNYRSKLRAAGCNEVSVNKKRKDVEHGHGFTMKKAKRGEVNFVPEHPCNHTDASLEEQRRLLIDETKKARSSMVVISEKMELTFSLRRKEVVEDQPMVVDVQQRWPALFLQEQIAEEFFRITNKDLLDVFRAAMDRFTPKLLKLYRARKAAFGEDMEQLLERLDERVTDVVNHRRTTALKGLPLFLREDPNKLFKTCKVSSKYFKRLTVFRFYYFSSLGLFKKREYLLVLVLCLSVCKC, from the exons ATG GCTTTACTACTGCGAGTTGTCATTTCGTCAACTGATGCCCGGCGACTTCAGCTTTTTGAAGTGCCACAGTCTGTGGAGTCCCTTATTAGTATTCTGAAGGAGAAACTGCAGTTACAAGGACAGTTTGTCTTGCAGTTTGAAGACCCTGATTTTGGGAATGCCCTTTGCAGCCTGACTGACATCTCGGAACTGCCCAGTGACAAAGCAGTCTTGCATATTCAGTGGTGcaattcatcattgtctgaaacCAGCCTTTCTGTGTCATCTCTTGATACTGCTAGTGTTGATGACTCTGATGGATCCTTCACCAGCTCCACAGCCTCTGTACAAAGGTATTTGCGCACAACCTCAGAATGGCCACTGCCATTCCCCATCCCACCCCTGTCATTTGATGTCGAGCTAAAACTACGACGAGGCAATGAGACATATGCAGAAACACAGACAGGCATTGATGTGACCAGAGACATAAAGATGGAGATTCTTGATAAAATAGTTCAGGCTGTTTTTGACATAAAGGCATATCCCAACAATCAAGAAATTGAGTCCATTGCATCTGCACTGATTTCCAAGTATCCATGCCTTAAGGAGCCTGGCAAAGGTAAGGGCTATGAAGGATGGTTGATCAGCCTAAAGAACAAGCTAAACAATTACCGTTCAAAATTGAGAGCAGCAGGCTGCAATGAAGTTAGTGTGAACAAGAAGCGTAAGGATGTTGAACATGGACATGGTTTCACCATGAAAAAAGCAAAGCGTGGAGAAGTGAATTTTGTCCCAGAACATCCATGCAACCACACTGATGCTTCACTTGAAGAACAAAGACGTTTATTGATCGATGAAACCAAAAAGGCAAGAAGCAGCATGGTGGTCATAAGTGAAAAAATGGAATTAACTTTTTCCCTGAGGAGAAAAGAAGTGGTAGAAGATCAACCAATGGTTGTAGACGTGCAGCAGAGGTGGCCTGCACTTTTTCTCCAGGAGCAG ATTGCTGAGGAATTCTTCAGAATCACGAATAAAGACCTTCTTGATGTCTTCAGGGCAGCTATGGATAGATTTACACCTAAGCTCTTGAAATTATACAGAGCTAGAAAAGCTGCATTTGGAGAGGACATGGAACAGCTCCTAGAAAGACTTGATGAAAGG GTGACCGATGTTGTTAATCACAGAAGGACTACTGCTTTGAAAGGCCTGCCTTTGTTTCTTCGAGAGGACCCAAACAAGCTGTTCAAGACATGCAAAGTAAGTAGTAAATACTTCAAAAGGCTTacagtttttagattttattattttagttcattaggtttgtttaaaaaaagggaaTATTTACTTGTTCTAGTCTTATGTTTGTCAGTCTGCAAGTGTTGA
- the LOC109104959 gene encoding uncharacterized protein LOC109104959 isoform X2: protein MALLLRVVISSTDARRLQLFEVPQSVESLISILKEKLQLQGQFVLQFEDPDFGNALCSLTDISELPSDKAVLHIQWCNSSLSETSLSVSSLDTASVDDSDGSFTSSTASVQRYLRTTSEWPLPFPIPPLSFDVELKLRRGNETYAETQTGIDVTRDIKMEILDKIVQAVFDIKAYPNNQEIESIASALISKYPCLKEPGKGKGYEGWLISLKNKLNNYRSKLRAAGCNEVSVNKKRKDVEHGHGFTMKKAKRGEVNFVPEHPCNHTDASLEEQRRLLIDETKKARSSMVVISEKMELTFSLRRKEVVEDQPMVVDVQQRWPALFLQEQIAEEFFRITNKDLLDVFRAAMDRFTPKLLKLYRARKAAFGEDMEQLLERLDERVTDVVNHRRTTALKGLPLFLREDPNKLFKTCKDTEDGAKGVVYCHSVCFGR, encoded by the exons ATG GCTTTACTACTGCGAGTTGTCATTTCGTCAACTGATGCCCGGCGACTTCAGCTTTTTGAAGTGCCACAGTCTGTGGAGTCCCTTATTAGTATTCTGAAGGAGAAACTGCAGTTACAAGGACAGTTTGTCTTGCAGTTTGAAGACCCTGATTTTGGGAATGCCCTTTGCAGCCTGACTGACATCTCGGAACTGCCCAGTGACAAAGCAGTCTTGCATATTCAGTGGTGcaattcatcattgtctgaaacCAGCCTTTCTGTGTCATCTCTTGATACTGCTAGTGTTGATGACTCTGATGGATCCTTCACCAGCTCCACAGCCTCTGTACAAAGGTATTTGCGCACAACCTCAGAATGGCCACTGCCATTCCCCATCCCACCCCTGTCATTTGATGTCGAGCTAAAACTACGACGAGGCAATGAGACATATGCAGAAACACAGACAGGCATTGATGTGACCAGAGACATAAAGATGGAGATTCTTGATAAAATAGTTCAGGCTGTTTTTGACATAAAGGCATATCCCAACAATCAAGAAATTGAGTCCATTGCATCTGCACTGATTTCCAAGTATCCATGCCTTAAGGAGCCTGGCAAAGGTAAGGGCTATGAAGGATGGTTGATCAGCCTAAAGAACAAGCTAAACAATTACCGTTCAAAATTGAGAGCAGCAGGCTGCAATGAAGTTAGTGTGAACAAGAAGCGTAAGGATGTTGAACATGGACATGGTTTCACCATGAAAAAAGCAAAGCGTGGAGAAGTGAATTTTGTCCCAGAACATCCATGCAACCACACTGATGCTTCACTTGAAGAACAAAGACGTTTATTGATCGATGAAACCAAAAAGGCAAGAAGCAGCATGGTGGTCATAAGTGAAAAAATGGAATTAACTTTTTCCCTGAGGAGAAAAGAAGTGGTAGAAGATCAACCAATGGTTGTAGACGTGCAGCAGAGGTGGCCTGCACTTTTTCTCCAGGAGCAG ATTGCTGAGGAATTCTTCAGAATCACGAATAAAGACCTTCTTGATGTCTTCAGGGCAGCTATGGATAGATTTACACCTAAGCTCTTGAAATTATACAGAGCTAGAAAAGCTGCATTTGGAGAGGACATGGAACAGCTCCTAGAAAGACTTGATGAAAGG GTGACCGATGTTGTTAATCACAGAAGGACTACTGCTTTGAAAGGCCTGCCTTTGTTTCTTCGAGAGGACCCAAACAAGCTGTTCAAGACATGCAAA GACACCGAAGATGGGGCAAAAGGAGTGGTCTATTGCCATTCCGTGTGTTTTGGAAGATGA